One Pseudomonas sp. AN-1 genomic region harbors:
- the pgi gene encoding glucose-6-phosphate isomerase, protein MEHYLKPLDATRQPAWQALRAERERMHDFSLRQAFAADPQRFQRYSLSQAGLFLDYSKNLIDEDSLAALLALAEQVKLRPAIEALFDGAAVNASENRPALHTALRRPVGDRVLVDGVDVMPGVHRVLGQMTELVQRIHNGLWRGWTEKPITDVVNIGIGGSFLGPQLVSEALLPFAQRGVRCHYLANVDGSEFHEVTARLRAETTLFIVSSKSFGTLETLKNAQAARRWVLAQGAGEADLHRHFIAVSSNRKAAVEFGIAEENIFPMWDWVGGRYSLWSAIGLPIALAIGMGNFKELLAGAYKMDRHFLTAPFEANMPVLLALLGVWYGDFWGAQSHAILPYDHNLRNFNQHLQQLDMESNGKRVRQDGSPVSCGTGPVIWGGVGCNGQHAYHQLLHQGTLMIPADFIVPVTSYHPLADHHQWLFANCLSQSQALMCGKTLAEAEAELRAAGLAESEVQRLAPHKVIPGNRPSNTIVLERVSPQRLGALIALYEHKVFAQSVIWGINAFDQWGVELGKELGKTLYARLTGEDSSPAEDGSTQGLIDHFRSRHRG, encoded by the coding sequence ATGGAACACTACCTCAAGCCGCTGGATGCCACTCGTCAACCCGCCTGGCAGGCGCTGCGCGCAGAGCGCGAGCGCATGCACGACTTCAGCCTGCGCCAGGCCTTCGCCGCCGATCCGCAGCGCTTCCAGCGCTACTCGCTGAGCCAGGCCGGCCTGTTCCTCGACTACTCGAAGAACCTGATCGACGAGGACAGCCTGGCCGCCCTGCTGGCACTGGCCGAGCAGGTGAAGCTGCGCCCGGCGATCGAGGCGCTGTTCGACGGCGCCGCGGTGAACGCCTCGGAGAACCGCCCGGCGCTGCACACCGCCCTGCGCCGCCCGGTGGGCGACCGGGTGCTGGTCGATGGCGTCGACGTGATGCCGGGGGTGCACCGGGTGCTCGGGCAGATGACCGAGCTGGTGCAGCGCATCCACAACGGCCTGTGGCGCGGCTGGACCGAGAAGCCGATCACCGACGTGGTCAACATCGGCATCGGTGGCTCCTTCCTCGGCCCGCAGCTGGTCTCCGAGGCGCTGCTGCCGTTCGCCCAGCGCGGCGTGCGCTGCCACTACCTGGCCAACGTCGACGGCAGCGAGTTCCACGAGGTGACCGCCAGGCTGCGCGCGGAAACCACCCTGTTCATCGTCTCCTCGAAGTCCTTCGGCACCCTGGAGACGCTGAAGAACGCCCAGGCCGCGCGGCGCTGGGTGCTCGCCCAGGGCGCCGGCGAGGCCGACCTGCACCGCCACTTCATCGCCGTGTCCAGCAACCGCAAGGCGGCGGTCGAGTTCGGCATCGCCGAAGAGAACATCTTCCCGATGTGGGACTGGGTGGGCGGGCGCTACTCGCTGTGGTCGGCGATCGGCCTGCCGATCGCCCTGGCCATCGGCATGGGCAACTTCAAGGAACTGCTGGCCGGCGCCTACAAGATGGACCGCCACTTCCTCACCGCGCCCTTCGAAGCCAACATGCCGGTGCTGCTGGCCCTGCTCGGCGTCTGGTACGGCGACTTCTGGGGCGCGCAGAGCCACGCGATCCTGCCCTACGACCACAACCTGCGCAATTTCAACCAGCACCTGCAGCAGCTGGACATGGAATCCAACGGCAAGCGCGTGCGCCAGGACGGCAGCCCGGTGAGCTGCGGCACCGGCCCGGTGATCTGGGGCGGGGTCGGCTGCAACGGCCAGCACGCCTACCACCAGCTGCTGCACCAGGGCACCCTGATGATCCCGGCCGACTTCATCGTGCCGGTGACCAGCTACCATCCGCTGGCCGACCACCACCAGTGGCTGTTCGCCAACTGCCTGTCGCAGAGCCAGGCGCTGATGTGCGGCAAGACCCTCGCCGAGGCCGAGGCCGAGCTGCGCGCCGCCGGCCTGGCCGAGAGCGAGGTGCAGCGCCTGGCGCCGCACAAGGTGATCCCCGGCAACCGGCCGAGCAACACCATCGTCCTCGAGCGGGTCAGCCCGCAGCGTCTCGGCGCGCTGATCGCCCTCTACGAGCACAAGGTGTTCGCCCAGAGCGTGATCTGGGGCATCAACGCCTTCGACCAGTGGGGCGTCGAGCTGGGCAAGGAGCTGGGCAAGACCCTCTACGCCCGCCTCACCGGCGAGGACTCCAGCCCCGCCGAGGACGGCTCGACCCAGGGCCTGATCGACCACTTCCGCTCCCGCCACCGCGGCTGA